Proteins encoded by one window of Mesorhizobium sp. INR15:
- a CDS encoding sugar ABC transporter substrate-binding protein codes for MKLRTLILGLCSTSALAFAAHAESITIATVNNGDMVRMQKLTDDFTKANPDVTLNWVTLEENVLRERVTTDIATKGGQYDVMTIGTYEVPIWAKQSWLLPLDKLGDDYDAKDIIPAIAGGLSVDGKLYAAPFYGESSFVMYRKDLMDKAGLKMPDAPTWDFIRQAADKMTDRANGVNGVCLRGKAGWGENMAFLTAMSNSFGARWFDENWKPQFDQPEWKKTLQFYVDLMKADGPEGASSNGFNENLALFQQGKCGMWIDATVAASFVSDPKNSTVADKVGYALAPDNGLGKRGNWLWAWSLAIPAGTQKAAAAEKFVAWATSKHYAELVAAKEGWANVPPGTRSSLYANADYQKAAPFAKMTLDSINAADPTHPTVKPVPYVGVQFVAIPEFQGLGTTVGQLFSAALAGQSSVDDALKQAQDAATAAMTEGGYIK; via the coding sequence ATGAAACTTCGCACGCTCATCCTGGGCTTGTGCTCGACAAGCGCACTCGCGTTCGCCGCACATGCCGAATCCATCACCATCGCCACCGTCAACAATGGCGATATGGTCCGCATGCAGAAGCTGACTGACGACTTCACCAAGGCTAACCCCGACGTCACCCTCAACTGGGTCACGCTCGAAGAAAACGTGCTGCGCGAGCGCGTCACCACCGATATCGCCACCAAGGGCGGCCAGTATGACGTGATGACCATCGGCACCTATGAAGTGCCGATCTGGGCCAAGCAGAGCTGGCTTCTGCCGCTCGACAAGCTCGGCGACGACTATGACGCCAAGGACATCATCCCGGCCATTGCCGGCGGCCTTTCGGTCGACGGCAAGCTATATGCCGCCCCCTTCTACGGCGAGAGCTCCTTCGTCATGTACCGCAAGGACCTGATGGACAAGGCTGGGCTGAAGATGCCCGACGCGCCGACCTGGGATTTCATCAGGCAGGCCGCCGACAAGATGACCGATCGCGCCAATGGCGTTAACGGCGTCTGCCTGCGTGGCAAGGCCGGCTGGGGCGAGAACATGGCCTTCCTCACCGCCATGTCGAACTCCTTCGGCGCACGCTGGTTCGACGAGAACTGGAAGCCGCAGTTCGATCAGCCCGAGTGGAAGAAGACGCTGCAGTTCTATGTCGACCTGATGAAGGCCGACGGCCCGGAAGGCGCCTCCTCCAACGGCTTCAACGAAAACCTGGCGCTGTTCCAGCAGGGCAAGTGCGGCATGTGGATCGACGCCACCGTGGCGGCCTCCTTCGTCTCTGACCCGAAGAACTCCACCGTCGCCGACAAGGTCGGCTATGCGCTGGCCCCGGACAACGGCCTCGGCAAGCGTGGTAACTGGCTGTGGGCATGGTCGCTTGCCATTCCCGCCGGCACGCAGAAGGCGGCCGCGGCCGAGAAGTTCGTCGCCTGGGCAACCAGCAAGCACTACGCCGAACTCGTCGCGGCCAAGGAAGGCTGGGCCAACGTTCCTCCGGGCACGCGCTCCTCGCTCTACGCCAACGCCGACTACCAGAAGGCGGCTCCCTTCGCCAAGATGACGCTGGACTCCATCAACGCAGCCGATCCGACGCATCCGACCGTCAAGCCGGTGCCTTATGTCGGTGTGCAGTTCGTCGCCATTCCTGAGTTTCAGGGACTTGGTACCACTGTCGGCCAGCTCTTCTCGGCGGCACTTGCCGGCCAGTCGAGCGTCGACGATGCCTTGAAGCAGGCCCAGGACGCTGCCACAGCGGCAATGACCGAGGGCGGTTATATCAAGTAG
- a CDS encoding VOC family protein: MTSGIHHVTLITRDVQANVDFYVGFLGLRLVKRTGGYEDARQLHLFYGDETGAPGSLVTFLVWEDGSPGRVGHGQVGEFALAIDAASTGFWLERALRFHVPVEGPTREFGETVLRLRDPDGVIVKLVGTDRPAADQSSSDIPLQHTVRGIRSATIYSETPDLTASFIQQYFGFSRTAREGTIERLVSRAGDCIDIRDATGFWPGVPGTGTADHVAFRAADIEKLNGVHDALGSLNSSETTVHDRKYFTSLYVREPSGTLLELATDGPGFGVDEPPETLGTRLFVPGDATQADDIAAMLPQFSMPGDERIIYRDLPFVHRFFVPEQPDGSTLVLLHGTGGSEADLMPLARHAAPRATLLGVRGRSTEEGVSRWFRRTSPTVFDQQDIRSEAEAFAAFVAGASTAYGLDENRTVFVGYSNGANLLAAVMVLHPGLVRNAVLLRAIAVLDDMPPADLSGSKVLMLSGRSDPYHSPALEATLQADGAELEIHAIDAGHELVAADHHTMAQWLARIVS, from the coding sequence ATGACGAGCGGCATCCACCACGTCACGCTGATCACCCGCGATGTCCAGGCCAATGTCGATTTCTATGTCGGCTTTCTTGGGCTCCGCCTTGTCAAGCGAACCGGCGGATACGAGGACGCCCGGCAGCTCCATCTGTTCTACGGCGACGAAACCGGTGCGCCGGGTTCGCTGGTCACCTTCCTGGTCTGGGAGGACGGTTCGCCGGGGCGGGTCGGGCACGGCCAGGTCGGTGAGTTCGCGCTCGCCATCGATGCCGCGAGCACCGGCTTCTGGCTCGAACGCGCCTTGCGCTTTCATGTTCCCGTGGAGGGGCCAACGCGCGAGTTCGGCGAGACCGTGCTGCGCCTTCGCGATCCGGATGGGGTCATCGTCAAGTTGGTCGGGACCGATCGGCCGGCAGCGGACCAGAGCTCCAGCGATATCCCGCTCCAGCACACGGTTCGCGGCATCAGGAGTGCGACGATCTACAGCGAAACCCCGGATCTGACGGCAAGCTTCATCCAGCAGTATTTTGGTTTCTCGCGCACCGCCCGGGAAGGGACCATCGAGCGGCTTGTCTCGCGGGCCGGCGACTGTATCGACATTCGCGACGCGACCGGCTTCTGGCCCGGGGTTCCCGGAACGGGTACGGCCGATCACGTAGCCTTTCGCGCTGCCGATATCGAAAAGCTGAACGGTGTGCATGATGCGCTTGGTTCGCTGAATTCGAGCGAGACCACCGTGCACGACCGCAAGTATTTTACCTCGCTCTATGTGCGGGAGCCGAGCGGAACGCTGCTTGAGCTTGCGACGGACGGCCCCGGCTTCGGTGTCGACGAACCGCCGGAGACACTGGGAACGCGTCTGTTCGTACCAGGCGATGCGACACAGGCCGACGACATCGCGGCGATGCTGCCGCAATTTTCAATGCCCGGTGATGAACGGATCATCTACCGCGACCTGCCCTTCGTTCACCGCTTCTTTGTGCCTGAGCAGCCCGATGGCAGCACTCTGGTCTTGCTGCACGGGACCGGCGGCAGCGAGGCCGACCTGATGCCGTTGGCCCGGCATGCCGCGCCACGGGCGACGCTGCTCGGGGTTCGGGGCCGCAGCACCGAGGAAGGCGTCAGCCGCTGGTTCCGGCGCACGTCGCCAACCGTCTTCGACCAGCAGGACATCCGCTCGGAAGCCGAGGCGTTCGCGGCGTTCGTTGCCGGTGCCAGCACCGCTTACGGGCTCGACGAAAACCGAACCGTTTTCGTCGGCTATTCCAATGGCGCTAATCTCCTCGCCGCCGTCATGGTCCTGCACCCCGGCCTTGTCAGAAACGCAGTCTTGCTTCGCGCCATCGCCGTGCTGGATGACATGCCGCCAGCGGATCTTTCCGGCAGCAAGGTCCTGATGCTGTCCGGGCGGTCAGATCCCTATCATTCGCCCGCGCTGGAGGCGACATTGCAAGCCGATGGCGCCGAGCTTGAAATCCACGCGATCGACGCCGGCCATGAACTAGTCGCGGCGGACCATCACACCATGGCGCAGTGGTTGGCCCGCATAGTCAGCTGA
- a CDS encoding sugar-binding transcriptional regulator, which produces MNTRQDGGSNRLDDAARAGWLYYVAGNTQDQIAATLGISRQTAQRLVSLAVSEGLIKVRVDHPIANCLELAARLKSRFALDLVEVVPSDPNSSSTTIGIAEAAAAEIERRLRSPTPIVMAIGTGRTLKAAIEQLPPMECPQHKVVSLTGNISPDGSAAFYNVIFTMADRVKARSFPMPLPVIASSPEEREMLLNQPMIQPTLALAAEADVTFIGIGDLGPKAPLYEDGFISEAELKALQKAGGIAEIVGWVYDREGRMIEGITNDRVSSAALPSREKSLVIALAMGERKLPGILAAVNRRLVNGLITDERTATALLNVS; this is translated from the coding sequence GTGAACACCCGGCAGGACGGCGGCAGCAACAGGTTGGACGACGCGGCGCGCGCCGGCTGGCTCTATTATGTTGCCGGCAACACACAGGACCAGATCGCCGCGACGCTCGGCATTTCACGGCAGACGGCGCAGCGGCTGGTGTCGCTGGCGGTGTCGGAAGGGCTGATCAAGGTCCGCGTCGATCATCCGATCGCCAACTGCCTCGAACTTGCGGCGCGGCTGAAATCCCGTTTCGCGCTTGACCTGGTCGAAGTCGTGCCCAGCGATCCCAATTCATCCTCCACCACCATTGGCATCGCCGAGGCGGCGGCGGCGGAGATCGAGCGGCGGCTGCGCTCGCCGACGCCGATCGTCATGGCCATCGGCACCGGGCGCACGCTGAAGGCGGCGATCGAGCAACTGCCGCCGATGGAATGTCCGCAGCACAAGGTGGTGTCCTTGACCGGCAACATTTCGCCCGACGGCTCCGCCGCCTTCTACAACGTCATCTTTACCATGGCCGACAGGGTCAAGGCGCGGTCGTTCCCGATGCCGTTGCCGGTCATCGCCTCGTCGCCGGAAGAGCGCGAGATGCTGCTCAACCAGCCGATGATCCAGCCGACCTTGGCGCTTGCCGCCGAGGCCGACGTCACCTTCATCGGCATCGGCGATCTCGGCCCGAAGGCGCCGCTCTACGAGGACGGCTTCATTTCGGAGGCTGAGCTGAAGGCGCTGCAAAAGGCCGGCGGCATCGCCGAGATCGTCGGCTGGGTCTATGACCGCGAGGGCCGCATGATCGAAGGCATCACCAATGACCGGGTGTCTTCGGCAGCCTTGCCGTCACGCGAGAAGTCGCTGGTCATCGCGCTCGCCATGGGTGAGCGCAAACTACCTGGCATCCTCGCGGCGGTGAACCGGCGCCTGGTCAATGGTCTCATCACCGACGAGCGGACGGCCACCGCCCTTCTCAACGTCAGCTGA
- a CDS encoding HAD family phosphatase — protein sequence MTPKAVFWDMDGTLVDSEPLHEAALVAAMRNAGLVPPDDLHERVLGVAAWPVYEMMRGEFGLDLPFDDWIQRKYEHYLPLVERLQPRPGAIEVFNELRARGVAQAVVSNSDRMIVDANLRMVGLTYPGMRTISRNDVREGKPHPEPFLRAAWLANVDPAQAVAIDDSWPGAIAGLAAGMKTIFWPEAPMAGPPGAVVINSAEELRAELGVEPQ from the coding sequence ATGACGCCGAAAGCGGTTTTCTGGGACATGGACGGCACGCTGGTCGACAGCGAGCCTCTGCACGAAGCAGCCCTTGTGGCAGCGATGCGCAATGCAGGCCTTGTCCCGCCGGACGATTTGCATGAACGTGTGCTCGGTGTCGCCGCCTGGCCGGTCTACGAAATGATGCGCGGCGAATTCGGCCTCGATCTTCCCTTCGACGACTGGATCCAGCGCAAATACGAGCACTATCTGCCGCTGGTCGAGCGGTTGCAGCCGCGCCCCGGCGCGATCGAGGTCTTCAACGAATTGCGCGCAAGGGGCGTGGCGCAGGCGGTGGTCTCGAATTCGGACCGGATGATCGTCGACGCCAATCTGCGCATGGTCGGACTGACCTATCCCGGCATGAGGACAATCAGCCGCAACGACGTGCGCGAAGGCAAGCCGCACCCCGAGCCGTTCCTGCGCGCTGCCTGGCTGGCCAATGTCGACCCCGCACAGGCCGTCGCGATCGACGACAGCTGGCCGGGCGCGATAGCCGGGCTGGCGGCGGGCATGAAGACGATCTTCTGGCCGGAAGCGCCGATGGCCGGACCGCCCGGCGCCGTTGTCATCAACAGCGCCGAGGAGTTGCGGGCTGAGCTAGGTGTGGAGCCTCAATAG
- a CDS encoding IS481 family transposase translates to MNIHKNARLTPLRREEMALSVIEGRLSQAHAARTYGVSAKIAARWVERYKAEGRAGMVDRSSRPHVMPGMTGQAVAERIMALRRRRLTGKHIAMEVGVSPATVSRVLKRAGLSRLKDIEPAEPIRRYEREHPGEMIHIDIKKLGRFSQVGHRITGDPQKGKSRGAGWEFVHVCIDDASRIAFSQILPDEKKESAVAFLKAALAYYASLGVTIARVMTDNGSCYRSKAFAKACRDLDLKHVRTRPYTPKTNGKAERFIQTALREWAYAIAYPTSHHRAAELPVWLHRYNWHRPHGSLKSKTPISRLDRTEDNLLRLHT, encoded by the coding sequence ATGAACATCCACAAGAATGCCCGTCTCACGCCGCTGCGTCGAGAGGAAATGGCGCTGTCGGTGATAGAAGGTCGTCTTTCCCAAGCCCATGCGGCGCGGACGTATGGTGTGTCGGCGAAGATCGCGGCGCGCTGGGTCGAGCGCTACAAGGCCGAGGGCCGGGCCGGCATGGTCGACCGCTCGTCGCGGCCTCATGTCATGCCGGGGATGACCGGACAGGCGGTGGCCGAGCGCATCATGGCATTGCGCCGCCGGCGGCTGACCGGCAAGCACATCGCCATGGAGGTTGGCGTCTCACCCGCCACCGTCAGCCGGGTGCTGAAGCGTGCCGGGCTGTCGCGGCTGAAGGACATTGAGCCGGCCGAACCGATCCGGCGCTACGAGCGCGAGCACCCCGGCGAGATGATCCACATCGACATCAAGAAGCTGGGCCGCTTCAGCCAGGTCGGGCACCGCATCACCGGCGATCCACAGAAGGGCAAGTCGCGCGGCGCCGGATGGGAATTCGTCCATGTCTGCATCGACGACGCCTCTCGCATCGCCTTCTCGCAGATCCTGCCCGACGAGAAGAAGGAAAGCGCCGTCGCCTTCCTCAAGGCGGCGTTGGCCTATTATGCAAGCCTCGGCGTCACCATTGCGCGCGTCATGACCGACAACGGCTCCTGCTATAGGTCGAAAGCCTTCGCCAAAGCCTGTCGCGATCTCGACCTTAAGCATGTCAGGACAAGGCCCTACACGCCCAAGACCAACGGCAAGGCCGAGCGCTTCATCCAGACCGCGCTAAGGGAATGGGCCTATGCCATCGCCTATCCGACCTCGCACCACCGCGCAGCCGAACTGCCGGTATGGCTCCACAGGTACAATTGGCATCGCCCGCACGGCAGCCTAAAGTCCAAAACACCGATCAGTCGCCTCGACAGAACCGAGGACAACCTATTGAGGCTCCACACCTAG
- a CDS encoding class II aldolase and adducin N-terminal domain-containing protein, with protein MSIARLQKETLTNLPFYEERVDLAAAFRWTARLNMHEAVANHFSLAVNDDGTQFLMNPNQVHFSRIKASDLLLIDANDPETLSGPNAPDPTAWGLHGAIHRNVRHARCVMHVHSIHATVLASLADSRLPPIDQNSAIFFNRHVVDSHYGGLAFEEEGERCAQLFAAPKDKVMIMGNHGVLVIGDTVADTFNRMFYFERAAETYIKALWTGRPLRVLSDAIAEKAAQEQEDYPGQADRHLSELKAILDEQEPVYRN; from the coding sequence ATGAGCATCGCCCGCCTGCAAAAGGAAACGCTGACCAATCTGCCGTTCTACGAGGAGCGCGTCGATCTCGCCGCCGCCTTCCGCTGGACAGCGCGGCTTAACATGCATGAGGCGGTGGCCAACCATTTCTCGCTGGCGGTCAATGATGACGGCACGCAGTTCCTGATGAACCCCAACCAGGTGCATTTCTCGCGCATCAAGGCGAGCGATCTGCTTTTGATCGACGCCAATGACCCCGAGACGCTGTCCGGCCCGAACGCGCCTGATCCGACCGCATGGGGCCTGCATGGCGCCATCCACCGCAATGTCCGCCATGCGCGCTGCGTCATGCATGTGCACTCGATCCACGCCACCGTCCTGGCATCGCTCGCCGATTCACGGCTGCCGCCGATCGACCAGAACTCGGCGATCTTCTTCAACCGCCACGTCGTCGACAGCCACTATGGCGGGCTGGCCTTCGAGGAAGAGGGCGAGCGCTGCGCGCAGCTTTTCGCCGCCCCCAAGGACAAGGTGATGATCATGGGCAACCATGGCGTGCTGGTCATTGGCGACACCGTCGCCGACACCTTCAACCGCATGTTCTATTTCGAACGCGCCGCCGAAACCTACATCAAGGCGCTATGGACCGGCCGGCCGCTGCGCGTGCTTTCCGACGCCATCGCCGAAAAGGCGGCACAGGAGCAGGAGGACTATCCCGGCCAGGCCGATCGTCACCTCAGCGAGTTGAAGGCGATCCTCGACGAGCAGGAGCCGGTCTATAGGAACTGA
- the ureG gene encoding urease accessory protein UreG: protein MTSQNGPLRIGIGGPVGSGKTTLTEKLCKALRDEFSIAVVTNDIYTKEDAMMLARLQALPEDRIMGVETGGCPHTAIREDASINLQAIAEMNRKFPDLDIIFIESGGDNLAATFSPDLADLTLYVISVCQGEEIPRKGGPAITRSDFLVINKSDLAPYVNVNLDVMESDAARMRGKRPFGFTDLSRGKGLQEVIDFIVEHGGLRAGTAASTAA, encoded by the coding sequence GTGACGTCACAAAACGGTCCGCTCCGCATCGGCATCGGCGGCCCCGTCGGCTCGGGCAAGACAACGCTCACCGAAAAGCTCTGCAAGGCGCTGCGCGATGAGTTTTCCATCGCTGTCGTCACCAACGACATCTACACCAAGGAAGACGCCATGATGCTGGCGCGCCTGCAGGCTCTGCCGGAAGACCGCATCATGGGCGTCGAGACCGGCGGCTGTCCGCACACGGCGATCCGCGAGGACGCCTCGATCAACCTGCAGGCGATCGCCGAGATGAACAGGAAATTCCCGGATCTCGACATTATCTTCATCGAATCCGGCGGCGACAATCTCGCCGCCACCTTCTCGCCGGATCTCGCCGACCTGACGCTCTATGTCATCTCTGTCTGCCAGGGCGAGGAAATCCCGAGGAAGGGCGGCCCGGCCATCACCCGCTCCGATTTCCTGGTCATCAACAAGAGCGATCTGGCGCCCTATGTGAACGTCAATCTCGATGTGATGGAGAGCGACGCGGCCCGCATGCGCGGCAAGCGCCCCTTCGGCTTCACCGACCTGTCGCGCGGCAAGGGGTTGCAGGAAGTCATCGACTTCATTGTCGAGCATGGCGGGTTGCGGGCAGGCACCGCCGCCAGCACCGCGGCATGA
- a CDS encoding DUF3995 domain-containing protein has translation MIILAFALSAVLLLITTLHVYWGIGGVWPGRDAASCARAVVGFRGVREMPAPFASFAVAACLALATLWPMALEGVFASPFPKEGLAASALLIGLVFLGRGIVGFTPWWRRLAPEQPFARLDISYYSPLCLLIGLGFVVLAIMEFPT, from the coding sequence ATGATCATTCTCGCCTTCGCGCTTTCGGCTGTTCTGCTGTTGATCACCACGCTGCATGTCTATTGGGGCATTGGCGGCGTCTGGCCGGGCAGGGACGCGGCGTCATGCGCCCGCGCCGTTGTCGGGTTTCGCGGTGTCCGGGAAATGCCGGCACCTTTCGCCAGTTTTGCCGTTGCCGCCTGTCTTGCCCTCGCCACCCTGTGGCCAATGGCGCTGGAGGGTGTGTTCGCGTCGCCTTTCCCCAAGGAGGGGCTGGCTGCCTCGGCGCTGCTGATCGGCCTGGTTTTCCTTGGACGGGGCATTGTCGGCTTCACGCCGTGGTGGCGGCGGCTCGCACCCGAACAGCCTTTCGCGCGGCTTGATATCAGCTACTATTCACCGCTCTGCTTGCTGATCGGGCTTGGTTTCGTCGTTCTTGCCATCATGGAGTTCCCCACGTGA
- a CDS encoding urease accessory protein UreF translates to MTEQPPHIALLRLMAWLSPAFPVGGFAYSHGLERAVQDGLIADSEDLAGWLETLVEMGSGWNDAVLFAESWRRARGNDDLDEITALAEALAGSRERHAETMLQGAAFLKAASAWPNPALARLPAECAYCVAVGAVAGGNGIALPDALAGFLQAFFSNLVQAAIRLGVVGQTGATALLAGFEPLALSTAGRAARSTLDDLGGCAFVSDVMAMKHETQYSRLFRS, encoded by the coding sequence ATGACTGAGCAGCCGCCGCATATCGCTCTGCTGCGGTTGATGGCGTGGCTGTCGCCGGCCTTTCCGGTCGGCGGCTTTGCCTACAGCCATGGTCTCGAACGCGCCGTGCAAGATGGACTGATTGCCGACAGCGAAGACCTGGCGGGTTGGCTGGAGACATTGGTCGAGATGGGTTCCGGCTGGAACGACGCGGTTTTGTTTGCCGAGAGCTGGCGCCGGGCGCGGGGCAACGATGATCTCGACGAGATCACCGCACTTGCGGAGGCGCTGGCCGGTTCGCGCGAGCGTCACGCCGAGACCATGCTGCAGGGCGCGGCCTTCCTCAAGGCTGCTTCCGCATGGCCCAATCCGGCGCTCGCACGCCTGCCGGCCGAATGCGCCTATTGCGTTGCCGTAGGCGCTGTTGCCGGCGGCAATGGCATTGCCTTGCCGGACGCGCTGGCCGGCTTCCTGCAGGCCTTCTTCTCCAACCTTGTCCAGGCAGCGATCCGGCTCGGTGTTGTCGGCCAGACTGGAGCGACCGCTTTGCTTGCCGGCTTCGAGCCGCTGGCGCTCTCGACGGCAGGCCGCGCTGCCCGCTCGACGCTGGATGATCTCGGCGGCTGCGCCTTCGTCTCGGATGTCATGGCGATGAAGCACGAGACCCAATACTCAAGGCTGTTCCGTTCATGA